Genomic DNA from Bacteroides zhangwenhongii:
TAAATTGTAAAAACTTTCCACGACGTATATCTTCATCTGATGGTTTGGAAGCACACAGTCGCCTTTTTATGGCATCAATAATACGTGACTTTAAAGGTAATATAATAGGCTGCTCATCACTCTTCTCCAAATACATAAAATGTTCAGAATTGGGAAACTTGTAATCTATAATCTCTGAACTATATCCCAAATTACTCACTGTTTGCTGAAGAGCATACGTTTGTAGGACCGAGCCAAAATTAAGCACTCGATGCATTGTTATTATACCAACAGTTATATTTCGTTTATTCATTTTTTTAAAAGAGTTCTAATATAAAAAACAGGAATGAGCAATTGAGGGACCAATCGATTAATCATATCAATACATTTTATACTTAATGGGGTACGAAGCAAAAACAAATCAATATAATAAAGGTAGGTCTTTTTAGGTGATTTCTTCATTTGTCCTTCTGTTACCACCTCATATGGTTCTTTAACTAATTCAATAGAAGTCATTTCATTAAGGATTCGATCTCCCTTTGGAGTTAAAGCCAGAATTCCATTAACACCTGTATTATTTTTCTCATATTTTGTTCCCCACAAGTCACCTATACGAATATCAGATGCTGAGGATGCCATTTTATATTTACAATGAGAATAACAAGCCTTCCCCAAACAATTATTAAGTAAAAACATCTTGTAAAACAGATCCCCTTTACTAAGATTAGACTCATATTGAATTGGAATATTACCGCCTGTTGCTTCTATATTCTCGGCCATTATTACCCACGAATCGTGCCAACCATATTTTTTACTTCTCCAAGAGACATTACTTGGTTTTCCAATTTGTCTTTGAATGCCTTTAAGATACTTACGCCACATTAAATTTGATGGCACTCCATGACAGAAAAAATCCATAAGAATGAAGTTATCCTCAATTCTTAAACGACGAATATATCTACGGATAGAATCTATTTGACAAGGAGTTCCTGTTACAAAATATTTTGATTTACGATCTAAATAACGGAATCCCTCAATTGTAAAGCTCTGAAGATACTTAGAGCATTTACTCTCTTGCAATTCTATAACTGTATTTGCAATATAATGTTCTACTATACCTTTTTTAGCATTGTATCTAGCACAGCAGGCTTTATACCCATTTTCCACCAAATGCTTGGCTAGTTCATAACCTATACCACCCGATGAACATGTGTGTGTTACCTCGGGATTCCGACTCCAACCAGCATACGATTTAACCTTAAACTCATTTGTCTTAATAACATCATTGGAATTATAAGCACATACGTCAAGGCACAATCCACATGATGTACATTTATCTATTTCTATTATGTACGGAGTATAGAATCCATTTCTATTCAAGCGAATATCTATTATGTTCTGTGGACATACTTTGGAACAAACGCCACATCCATAACAAGAATGCATCTCTGATATATTATTCTTTTTATTCATGCGTTATGAAATTTATTTATGAACTTCATAATGTATCCTTTAACCCAAATGCGTTCTCCATCATTTAATCCAAATATATATATTGAAAGAATGACACTAAAAACAGCTCCCGGAACCAACACAAAGAATCTCAATAATGAAGGAGTCCAAAAATGGGCTATTATCAATGGAACTATCCATGAAAATATTGAAACTTTTAAACATGGGATCAGCACTTCAGTTATAAATGTTCTCCATTGATAAGTTGTCAAAGCCGAAAGTGCCTTAAATCTAAATACTATAGTACCAAAATACGTTATTATAAATATTGGATAAGAAACCCATACAGGAAAACCTAATTTATAACATCCCCATGTCAAAGGAAACACTAAAGAGGTGAAGATTGTTACATCTATGGCATAACGTTTTATATTTCCTGTTGCCTGTATAAGTTTCAATAAAGTATTACTTGATTGCAACGCAAGTGACTCGAACATTGAAAGTTGTACAAACAACACTACCATTGGAGGTACTTCAACTAACCATAAATGCAACAAAGTATCGGTCTCTATACAAACAGGCACTAAAAAAATGAACATGAGATACCATGTATATTTAGCTCCCTTATTTACTATTGAATAGCAATAATCATAGTTACCCGCTGCATAAGATTTTGTTATTTGGGGACTAAATGCTGTTGTAAAATTAGACACAAAACCTTGTATGGCTCCATTCACTGTTGTAGCAATACCTCTTGTCGCATTAAATGCCACACCAAAAAATATGTTAATAAGCATATTAACTCCTTGAGTATTTAGCATCCAAGTTGTATTACTGAGAAGATTCCAACCTGAATAACCCGCCATTTCCTTAAACAGTTTTCCATCTATTCTCCATTGATATTTCACCTCAGCAAACTTTCTGAAACAAAATACAGCATATATAATATTAATGAGTATAGATGCACTAGCCCAAAGAATTGAAAATAAAATAAGTCTGTCTCCCTCATAACTACGTATCAGAAAACATACCCCCAGCTTTATCACTACTTCCAAAATACTCATATAAGCATAAATATCCATATGCTCATGGGCTATAATCAAAGAATTGAAAGGTACAGATACTAATACAACGAATGTAGAAACAATGGAACACTGTAATACACAATTTGCAGCATACATACGCCCCTCAGGAATATCTGCTGCTGTATTAAGAAACCACACACCTACTATTTCAAGAATAATAACAGCTAAAATACCCATTACAATCTGTATGTTCGTGACAGTAGCAAAAACATTTTTCATCTTTTCCAAAACACCTTCACCAAGAGAATAAGTGAGATAACGACTAGATGAAGCAGCCATGGTACCTGTTATTAATGCAGAAAAACTTACAATACCTCCAACAACACTATTAATGCCATAATTATCAACCCCCAGCGCATTGAGCATTACCCGACTAGTGTACAACCCTACAACCATCGTTATGAATGTACGGATGTATAGCAACATCGTATTTTTAGCTATTCGTTTATTATTCGTTGTAATATCTGACATTAAGAAAAATAAAGCATATTAGAATGTAACAAACAGTTTACTTTTTTCTCCACACCATTTTGTTTACCACCCCCGTATAACTCTGAATAATCTTCACCACTTTATTGGCAACATCTTCAACATATACAGGCACAGGAATCCCGTTATCCCCCTCTGCATTCATGGCAATAGCAGTGTCAACAGCTTGAAGAAGCGACTTCTCATCAATACCCGCAAGGATAAATCCTGCCTTGTCCAACGATTCGGGACGCTCGGTACTGGTACGGATACAGACTGCCGGGAAAGGATGTCCCACACTGGTAAAGAAGCTGCTTTCCTCAGGCAGAGTGCCTGAATCACTGATTACAGCGGCTGCATTCATTTGCAGACAATTGTAATCATGGAAACCGAGAGGTTCGTGACGAATTACACGCTTATCCAATTGGAAACCACTCTTCTCTATTCGGTTACGTGAGCGAGGATGACAACTGTAAAGAATAGGCATATCGTACCTCTCAGCTATGGCATTGATAGCATTAAACAGGGAAAGGAAATTCTCTTCTGTGTCAATATTCTCCTCGCGATGAGCACTAAGTAGGATATACTTTCCCTTCTCCAAACCAAGACGACGGTGAATGTCGCTAGCCTCTATATCGGCAAGATTGGCATGCAATACCTCAGCCATGGGACTACCGGTCACATAAGTACGTTCTTTAGGGAGACCGCATTCGTGAAGGTATCTCCTTGCGTGCTCGCTATATGCCAGATTTACGTCACTGATAATATCAACAATGCGCCGGTTGGTCTCCTCAGGCAGGCACTCATCTTTACAACGGTTTCCTGCCTCCATATGGAAAATAGGGATGTGCAAACGCTTTGCCGCAATGGCACTCAGGCAAGAGTTGGTATCACCTAATATGAGCAATGCATCAGGCTTGATTGCATTCATTAATTTATAGGAGCAGTTGATGATATTGCCGACCGTTGAGCCGAGGTCATCACCCACAGCATCCATATAAACCTCCGGATCGGCTAATTTCAAATCCTTGAAAAATACCCCGTTGAGATTGTAATCATAGTTCTGACCGGTATGCGCCAATACTGTATCAAAATACTTGCGACACTTGGTAATAACTGCCGCAAGACGAATAATCTCAGGCCTTGTACCTACTATGATAAGAAGTTTCAGTTTGCCGTTATCTGCAAACTTTACGTCGCTATAATCTGTCTTAATATCTGCCATAATTGTATTTATTCTACGGGTAAGAAATAAGTGTCCGGACAATTGGGATCAAATGCCTCATTCGCCCACATGAGGGTTACCAAATCGCAAGTATCAGAGAGGTTTATGATATTGTGAGTATAGCCGGGCAACATGTGTACAGCCTCTATCTTATCACCGCTAACCTCAAAATTCAGTACTTCATCCGTATCTATCCTACGTTGCTGAATGAGAGCCTTACCCGACACAACAATAAAGAACTCCCATTTCGTATGATGCCAATGCTGCCCCTTGGTAACACCTGGCTTACTTATATTCACACTAAACTGACCGCAATTTACCGTCTTCAGCAGTTCTGTGAAACTGCCGCGCTCATCTACGTTCATCTTCAACGGAAAGACAGCCTTCTCTTTGGGCAAATAGCTAAGAAAAGTACTGTAAAGCTTCTTGGCGAATGAATTTTCCGGTATCTCGAGCATTAGCAATGTCTGGGGCTGTGCTTTAAAAGATTCAAGCAACGAAACTATTTCACCCAAAGTTGCTTTATGGGTAACAGGTACGGCGCAATAACGGCCATTGGCGGTAAGAACAGTCTTCACACCGTCAAATTCACAGTGATGTTCATTACCCTGCAAGGCACTTATCATTTCTTTTACAAGATCATCGATATAAAGAAGTTCAAGTTCCACACAGGAATCATTCACCTGTATGTCAAGGTCGTTGGCAATGTTGTTACAGAATGTGGCAACCGCGCTGTTATAATTTGGACGACACCATTTGCCGAAAAGATTCGGAAAACGATATACCAATACTTTAGCACCTGTTTCTCTACCGTACTCAAAGAACAGCTCCTCACCCGCTAACTTGCTCTTGCCGTAATCGCTCGTACCATAACGGCCGATCAGGGTTGCCTGAATACTACTTGACAGCATCACGGGGCAAGTGTTCTTATGAGCTTTCAAACAGTCGAGCAATATTGATGCAAAGCCGAAGTTGCCGCTCATAAACTCGCTATTCTCTTTGGGACGGTTTACACCTGCCAAGTTGAAGACGAAGTCACAGTCAGAACAGTAAACATCCAATTCCTCCGGATTACTGTCTATATCATATTCATAAACAGCATCAATAACAAGGCCGCCATAACAGCGGGCCTTTCCTTCCTTTATATTGTTGAGCTCGGCACAAAGATTTTTTCCTACGAAACCTTTGGCGCCTGTTACAAGTATCTTCATTATTCGGAACGGATTTCTTTTGATTTGGCACGCTCTATCAAACCGAGATCCTCCTGAATAAAGCGCAAACGCATAAGCTGTTCCTTCATCCCCTCAACATCCAGACGTGCGGTGTTGTGAGAGTGATAATCCTCAATTGCTGAAACCTTCTCATTACCTTCCACAAAGAACTTGTCATAGTTGAGGTCACGACTGTCGCAAGGAATACGGTAGTAGTTGCCGCAATCAATAGCTTTTGCCATTTCCTCACGGGTAACCAAAGTCTCATAGAGTTTTTCACCGTGACGGGTACCGATGACCTTAACTTCGGTTTTACCGTATTTGGAATCAATCTTGGAATAAATCTGCTTCAAAGCTTCGGCAAGCACATCCAATGTGGCGGCAGGAGCCTTCTGTACGAAAAGGTCACCATTATGACCATGGGTAAAGGCATAGATTACGAGATCTACCGCATCATCCAAAGTCATCATGAAACGGGTCATATTGGGATCGGTAATGGTTATGGATTTACCCAACATGATTTGTTCCACCCACAAAGGAATAACCGAACCACGTGATGCCATTACATTACCATAACGAGTACAACAGATAGTCGTCTGAGCACCTTCACCTAATTCCCGTCCCTTCGCAATAGCCACCTTTTCCATCAAAGCTTTGGAGATCCCCATGGCATTGATGGGATAAGCCGCCT
This window encodes:
- a CDS encoding Coenzyme F420 hydrogenase/dehydrogenase, beta subunit C-terminal domain, producing MNKKNNISEMHSCYGCGVCSKVCPQNIIDIRLNRNGFYTPYIIEIDKCTSCGLCLDVCAYNSNDVIKTNEFKVKSYAGWSRNPEVTHTCSSGGIGYELAKHLVENGYKACCARYNAKKGIVEHYIANTVIELQESKCSKYLQSFTIEGFRYLDRKSKYFVTGTPCQIDSIRRYIRRLRIEDNFILMDFFCHGVPSNLMWRKYLKGIQRQIGKPSNVSWRSKKYGWHDSWVIMAENIEATGGNIPIQYESNLSKGDLFYKMFLLNNCLGKACYSHCKYKMASSASDIRIGDLWGTKYEKNNTGVNGILALTPKGDRILNEMTSIELVKEPYEVVTEGQMKKSPKKTYLYYIDLFLLRTPLSIKCIDMINRLVPQLLIPVFYIRTLLKK
- a CDS encoding MATE family efflux transporter — protein: MSDITTNNKRIAKNTMLLYIRTFITMVVGLYTSRVMLNALGVDNYGINSVVGGIVSFSALITGTMAASSSRYLTYSLGEGVLEKMKNVFATVTNIQIVMGILAVIILEIVGVWFLNTAADIPEGRMYAANCVLQCSIVSTFVVLVSVPFNSLIIAHEHMDIYAYMSILEVVIKLGVCFLIRSYEGDRLILFSILWASASILINIIYAVFCFRKFAEVKYQWRIDGKLFKEMAGYSGWNLLSNTTWMLNTQGVNMLINIFFGVAFNATRGIATTVNGAIQGFVSNFTTAFSPQITKSYAAGNYDYCYSIVNKGAKYTWYLMFIFLVPVCIETDTLLHLWLVEVPPMVVLFVQLSMFESLALQSSNTLLKLIQATGNIKRYAIDVTIFTSLVFPLTWGCYKLGFPVWVSYPIFIITYFGTIVFRFKALSALTTYQWRTFITEVLIPCLKVSIFSWIVPLIIAHFWTPSLLRFFVLVPGAVFSVILSIYIFGLNDGERIWVKGYIMKFINKFHNA
- a CDS encoding UDP-N-acetyl glucosamine 2-epimerase; the protein is MADIKTDYSDVKFADNGKLKLLIIVGTRPEIIRLAAVITKCRKYFDTVLAHTGQNYDYNLNGVFFKDLKLADPEVYMDAVGDDLGSTVGNIINCSYKLMNAIKPDALLILGDTNSCLSAIAAKRLHIPIFHMEAGNRCKDECLPEETNRRIVDIISDVNLAYSEHARRYLHECGLPKERTYVTGSPMAEVLHANLADIEASDIHRRLGLEKGKYILLSAHREENIDTEENFLSLFNAINAIAERYDMPILYSCHPRSRNRIEKSGFQLDKRVIRHEPLGFHDYNCLQMNAAAVISDSGTLPEESSFFTSVGHPFPAVCIRTSTERPESLDKAGFILAGIDEKSLLQAVDTAIAMNAEGDNGIPVPVYVEDVANKVVKIIQSYTGVVNKMVWRKK
- a CDS encoding capsular polysaccharide biosynthesis protein CapF, giving the protein MKILVTGAKGFVGKNLCAELNNIKEGKARCYGGLVIDAVYEYDIDSNPEELDVYCSDCDFVFNLAGVNRPKENSEFMSGNFGFASILLDCLKAHKNTCPVMLSSSIQATLIGRYGTSDYGKSKLAGEELFFEYGRETGAKVLVYRFPNLFGKWCRPNYNSAVATFCNNIANDLDIQVNDSCVELELLYIDDLVKEMISALQGNEHHCEFDGVKTVLTANGRYCAVPVTHKATLGEIVSLLESFKAQPQTLLMLEIPENSFAKKLYSTFLSYLPKEKAVFPLKMNVDERGSFTELLKTVNCGQFSVNISKPGVTKGQHWHHTKWEFFIVVSGKALIQQRRIDTDEVLNFEVSGDKIEAVHMLPGYTHNIINLSDTCDLVTLMWANEAFDPNCPDTYFLPVE
- a CDS encoding polysaccharide biosynthesis protein, with product MSVFKDKVLLITGGTGSFGNAVLRRFLTSDIREIRIFSRDEKKQDDMRHHLQAQHPEQASKVKFYIGNVRNRESVDVAMRGVDYVFAAAALKQVPSCEFFPMEAAMTNVMGTSNVLLSAIDHGVKNVVVLSTDKAAYPINAMGISKALMEKVAIAKGRELGEGAQTTICCTRYGNVMASRGSVIPLWVEQIMLGKSITITDPNMTRFMMTLDDAVDLVIYAFTHGHNGDLFVQKAPAATLDVLAEALKQIYSKIDSKYGKTEVKVIGTRHGEKLYETLVTREEMAKAIDCGNYYRIPCDSRDLNYDKFFVEGNEKVSAIEDYHSHNTARLDVEGMKEQLMRLRFIQEDLGLIERAKSKEIRSE